From the Huiozyma naganishii CBS 8797 chromosome 2, complete genome genome, one window contains:
- the COP1 gene encoding coatomer subunit alpha (similar to Saccharomyces cerevisiae COP1 (YDL145C); ancestral locus Anc_7.322): protein MKMLTKFESKSTRAKGIAFHPSRPWVLVALFSSTIQLWDYRMGTLLHRFEGHEGPVRGIDFHPTQPIFASSGDDSTIKLWSLDTNKCLYTFTGHLDYIRTVFFHKELPWIISASDDQTIRIWNWQNRKELACITGHNHFVMCAQFHPTEDLVVSASLDETVRVWDISALRKKHSAPVDRLEEMMIQQQNLLDSGFGDYVVKFILEGHTRGVNWATFHPTLPLIVSGSDDRQVKLWRMSATKAWEVDTCRGHSNNVDCVIFHPHQNLIISAGEDKTLRVWDLDKRMPVKQFKRDDDRFWLIAAHPHINLFGAAHDSGIMIFKLDRERPPNVVHQNQLIFVNKSKQIQAFDFQKKVTSLPYINLKGIGELWSSFRNISYNPSQHSVLVNTADDKFALVVLPKQPTGAVEPNGAIIDKGNFATFVARNRFVVYSKTAESLEVRTLDNKVTKTLKIEDPVKDIAHGGPGAILLLHPRQVVLYDVQQGKKLGSISAKNVKYVSWSNDGQYVALMSKHTITIATRRLEMVNSMHETIRIKSAAWDESNVLIYSTLNHIRYSLLNGDRGIIKTLENTLYITKVQDKAVYTLNREGEVEILNIDPTEYRFKKALINKNFPEVFKIINNSNLVGQNIISYLQKSGYPEIALQFVQDPQVRFDLALEYGNLETALEEAKKIDNSLVWEKLNQEAINQGNLELSEMINQNQQKFDKLSFLYLLSGANTKLSKMGSIAEHRGDVSSMLLNSFYNNDVSSRARIFANAGSLPLAFAVARANNDKSQAAEYLEQAGFDEQDIVLPKKYKSNSSLKVPVVSEPLAKWPLRQAEQSYYEKALSGQFGDLSVEEEEHNAGSSAATGFGDEEPVFDDEDVVGEEEDAWDLGTEDLDIGEPVEEVEDGETNNETFAVEEKSEVSVWVKNSKLPAVLAAAGAFDAAAQALNKQAGIVHFEPLKEYFINSYEGARTYLSGTPAELPTVEGFIRSIADPDNETDVLPHLGDISVVTGKINEGFKLFKANKLEGAIEVFREVIYRIILLAINNEEDEETARHALEVAREYILGLSIELKRRSLAADDVKRNLELAAYFTRANLIPSHRSNALQVAMSQNFKHKNFVQASYFAGEFLKIVTTGPRAEQARKIKNKADMMANDAIPLDFDPYANFDICCASYTPIYKDTPFVVDPLTGAKYQASEKNHLDKIALISKIGAPASGLRIHL from the coding sequence ATGAAGATGCTAACGAAGTTCGAGTCGAAGTCCACCAGGGCCAAGGGGATCGCCTTCCATCCCTCTAGACCGTGGGTTTTGGTGGCTTTGTTCTCATCCACCATTCAATTGTGGGACTACAGGATGGGTACTCTACTACACAGATTTGAGGGCCACGAGGGGCCAGTCCGTGGTATCGACTTTCATCCAACTCAACCAATTTTTGCCTCCTCCGGTGATGATTCCACCATCAAGCTATGGTCTCTTGACACGAATAAGTGTCTCTACACCTTTACAGGGCATTTAGACTATATCCGTACCGTGTTCTTCCATAAAGAACTGCCATGGATCATCTCTGCCTCCGACGATCAAACGATCAGAATCTGGAACTGGCAAAACCGTAAAGAACTTGCCTGTATCACTGGTCACAACCATTTCGTTATGTGTGCGCAGTTCCACCCAACTGAGGATTTAGTCGTATCGGCCTCCCTGGATGAAACGGTGAGAGTCTGGGATATTTCCGctttgagaaagaaacactCTGCTCCAGTGGACCGCTTAGAGGAAATGATGattcaacaacagaaccTACTAGACAGTGGCTTTGGCGACTACGTCGTGAAGTTCATTTTGGAGGGCCATACAAGAGGTGTGAACTGGGCTACCTTCCACCCCACTTTGCCCTTGATCGTTTCCGGTAGTGATGACCGTCAAGTCAAACTTTGGAGAATGAGTGCTACCAAAGCTTGGGAGGTCGACACTTGCAGAGgccacagcaacaacgtTGATTGTGTTATTTTCCACCCTCACCAAAATTTGATCATCTCTGCTGGGGAAGACAAAACTTTGAGAGTCTGGGACTTGGATAAAAGAATGCCAGTTAAGCAATTCAAGAGGGATGACGACAGATTTTGGTTGATTGCCGCTCATCCACATATCAATTTGTTTGGTGCCGCTCATGACTCTGGTATAATGATTTTTAAACTGGACCGTGAAAGACCACCCAACGTTGTTCACCAAAACCAGTTGATTTTCGTCAACAAGTCCAAGCAAATCCAAGCTTTCGACTTCCAAAAAAAGGTTACATCTTTACCGTACATCAATCTGAAGGGTATTGGCGAGCTATGGAGTTCATTCAGAAATATCTCCTACAACCCCTCTCAACATTCCGTTCTCGTCAATACAGCGGATGACAAGTTTGCACTAGTTGTTCTGCCAAAGCAGCCAACTGGTGCTGTCGAGCCCAACGGTGCTATTATTGATAAGGGCAACTTTGCCACTTTTGTTGCTCGTAACAGATTTGTTGTTTACAGCAAAACAGCAGAATCCTTGGAGGTCCGCACTTTAGACAACAAAGTCACCAAAACCCTCAAGATCGAGGACCCTGTAAAGGACATTGCTCATGGTGGACCGGGTGCTATTTTGCTGCTACACCCTAGACAGGTAGTATTGTACGATGTTCAACAAGGGAAGAAACTAGGAAGTATCTCCGCCAAAAACGTGAAGTACGTTTCTTGGTCTAACGATGGTCAGTATGTTGCGTTGATGAGCAAGCACACAATCACAATCGCTACAAGAAGATTGGAAATGGTTAATTCGATGCATGAAACGATCAGAATTAAAAGTGCAGCCTGGGATGAAAGCAACGTTTTAATTTACTCGACCTTGAATCACATTAGGTACTCCCTGCTGAACGGCGATAGAGGTATCATCAAGACTCTGGAAAACACTTTGTACATTACCAAGGTTCAGGATAAAGCAGTGTACACCTTGAATCGTGAGGGCGAGGTTGAGATCTTGAATATTGATCCAACAGAATACCGTTTCAAGAAAGCGTTGATCAACAAAAATTTCCCGGAAGTTttcaagatcatcaacaaTTCCAACTTGGTTGGCCAAAATATCATCTCGTACTTGCAAAAATCGGGTTATCCAGAGATAGCCTTgcaatttgttcaagacCCACAGGTGCGCTTTGATTTGGCCTTGGAGTATGGTAACTTAGAAACTGCCCTTGAGGAGGCTAAAAAGATAGATAACTCTCTGGTTTGGGAGAAGTTGAATCAAGAGGCGATCAACCAGGGTAATCTTGAACTGTCAGAAATGATCAACCAAAACCAACAAAAGTTTGACAAACTGTCCTTTTTGTACCTACTATCAGGTGCCAACACTAAGTTGTCGAAGATGGGGAGTATTGCTGAGCATCGCGGCGATGTTTCAAGCATGCTTTTGAACTCTTTCTACAACAACGACGTTTCCTCCAGAGCAAGAATTTTTGCCAACGCTGGCTCATTACCATTGGCGTTTGCTGTTGCGAGAGCGAACAACGACAAGTCTCAGGCTGCAGAATATTTAGAGCAGGCTGgttttgatgaacaagatattgttcttccaaagaagtATAAATCCAACTCTTCTCTCAAAGTTCCTGTTGTTTCTGAACCACTAGCTAAATGGCCGCTAAGACAGGCTGAACAATCCTATTACGAAAAGGCATTGTCGGGTCAATTTGGTGATCTGTccgtcgaagaagaagagcacAACGCAGGTTCATCTGCCGCTACAGGCTTTGGCGATGAAGAACCTGTGttcgacgacgaagacgtTGTGggtgaagaggaagacgCCTGGGATTTGGGTACCGAAGACTTGGATATTGGtgaaccagttgaagaggtAGAGGACGGTGAGACTAATAACGAGACCTttgcagttgaagaaaagtCTGAAGTTTCTGTTTGGGTTAAGAACTCTAAGCTTCCTGCCGTGCTTGCTGCAGCCGGTGCTTTTGATGCCGCTGCCCAGGCATTGAACAAGCAAGCCGGTATCGTACACTTTGAACCCCTAAAGGAAtacttcatcaacagtTACGAAGGTGCCAGAACCTACCTGTCTGGTACTCCAGCAGAATTACCTACTGTTGAAGGGTTCATCCGCTCCATCGCGGATCCTGACAATGAGACAGACGTTTTGCCTCATTTGGGGGACATCAGCGTTGTTACAGGGAAGATCAACGAAGGGTTCAAGCTTTTCAAAGCCAATAAGCTGGAGGGTGCCATTGAAGTATTCAGGGAGGTCATTTACAGAATAATACTGCTGGCCATAAAcaacgaagaagacgaggaaacCGCGAGACATGCCTTGGAAGTCGCCAGGGAATATATCTTGGGGCTATCCATTGAGTTGAAGCGTCGTTCGCTTGCCGCCGATGACGTGAAACGTAACCTAGAACTAGCCGCTTATTTCACCAGAGCTAATTTGATTCCAAGTCATAGGAGCAATGCCTTGCAAGTTGCCATGTCCCAGAACTTCAAACACAAGAACTTTGTTCAAGCTTCGTATTTTGCTGGAGAGTTCCTGAAAATTGTCACCACTGGGCCTCGTGCTGAACAGGCAAGAAAGATAAAGAACAAAGCGGACATGATGGCTAACGATGCGATTCCGTTGGATTTCGACCCATACGCCAACTTCGACATCTGTTGTGCCAGTTACACACCAATATACAAGGACACGCCGTTTGTGGTTGACCCATTGACCGGCGCTAAATACCAAGCGTCAGAAAAGAATCATCTGGACAAGATCGCCTTGATATCGAAGATTGGTGCACCAGCTTCTGGTCTAAGAATTCATCTATGA
- the CRR1 gene encoding putative glycosylase (similar to Saccharomyces cerevisiae CRR1 (YLR213C); ancestral locus Anc_7.321) — translation MRVSYTLLLGFFLFYTSCLGELYKPRVPIPCSKDSRCPKEWPCCSPYGECGAGPVCVGGCNPRWSFDERACLPASVIMHPFAVEFDSLDIASKLVAIGEPEDAIVALGNYNGANGLFRDGTQPGSPELTSTLESRGFIHFTKYLVTEDVDLATSMFKNTEFTYSGYTEDEPSTGDILLKMPKRTTGALIASTREFLYGRASVTMKTARSQGVITALVLISQVGDEIDFEFLGGSLNSVQTNFFYQSGLDYTKMKSFQVDPDISQSYHKYEIDWTEDRIQWFIDGQLKRTVYKTDTWDSEANTYKYPQTPVRLEIAVWPGGDEKSPPGTVEWAGGYIDWDNAPDIVTRGYFAAQIHKIRLQPFKNRHIREIVSCLSSKLKKIITNKYLTTVSVGYDRERDNTFAENSLEWYCNAIPYTNGWLRSRNMHELPTENS, via the coding sequence ATGAGAGTCTCGTATACGTTGCTGCTGGGTTTTTTCCTGTTCTATACGTCCTGTTTGGGGGAGTTGTACAAACCGCGGGTTCCAATTCCTTGTTCTAAAGATAGCCGCTGTCCAAAAGAGTGGCCCTGTTGCTCTCCCTACGGGGAGTGTGGTGCTGGCCCGGTCTGTGTTGGTGGATGCAACCCTCGATGGTCCTTTGATGAGAGGGCATGCCTTCCTGCCTCGGTCATTATGCACCCCTTCGCTGTTGAATTTGATTCCCTGGACATTGCCTCGAAGTTGGTGGCTATTGGGGAACCAGAAGATGCTATAGTGGCGTTGGGGAATTACAATGGTGCCAACGGGTTGTTTAGGGACGGTACACAACCCGGTAGTCCTGAATTGACGAGTACTCTGGAAAGTAGAGGGTTCATCCATTTCACTAAATACCTGGTGACAGAGGACGTCGATCTGGCAACCAGTATGTTCAAAAACACAGAGTTTACATACAGTGGGTATACGGAAGATGAACCAAGCACTGGCGATATACTCCTCAAGATGCCCAAGAGAACTACAGGAGCTTTGATTGCCTCCACTAGAGAGTTTCTTTACGGGAGGGCTAGTGTCACCATGAAGACTGCCAGGTCGCAAGGTGTGATCACTGCGCTTGTTTTGATCAGTCAAGTCGGCGATGAAATTGATTTTGAATTCCTTGGAGGATCTTTGAACTCGGTGCAGACTAATTTCTTCTACCAGAGCGGGTTGGACTACACAAAGATGAAATCTTTCCAAGTTGACCCTGACATCTCCCAATCGTACCACAAGTATGAGATAGATTGGACGGAGGACCGAATTCAGTGGTTTATAGACGGTCAATTGAAAAGGACAGTGTATAAGACGGATACATGGGATAGCGAGGCAAACACTTACAAATACCCACAGACACCTGTCCGGTTGGAGATTGCCGTCTGGCCCGGTGGGGACGAGAAATCACCACCGGGGACAGTCGAGTGGGCCGGCGGGTATATAGATTGGGACAACGCCCCAGATATCGTTACGAGAGGTTACTTTGCCGCACAGATACATAAGATACGCCTACAGCCGTTCAAAAATAGACACATCAGGGAGATTGTATCCTGTCTTTCATCGAAGCTGAAGAAAATAATCACGAATAAATACTTGACAACAGTTTCTGTCGGGTATGACCGTGAAAGGGACAACACGTTTGCAGAAAACTCCCTCGAATGGTATTGCAATGCTATACCTTATACAAATGGATGGTTGAGGAGCAGGAACATGCACGAGCTACCTACAGAAAATTCCTAA